Proteins co-encoded in one Pocillopora verrucosa isolate sample1 chromosome 1, ASM3666991v2, whole genome shotgun sequence genomic window:
- the LOC131786342 gene encoding testis-expressed protein 36 — MAKGRTFAPSKEKEGNWFSTRGWPRTLDVTKPQERRVASPPTRFNSKHEVPFRRFAFSTHDNRHTFQDQGEYFGNGLGRRTFPDRCQHYSNNLITWETNNDPRSCYMASYQGLQGDDNSRYRRFPRVHLEGKPGSAPSETTTTKWFKQPDVPYKTPLHVLAITQEPFLTPNKWAYSYRPIWY, encoded by the exons ATGGCAAAAGGTCGAACATTCGCTCCATCGAAGGAGAAAGAAGGAAACTGG TTTTCTACGCGGGGCTGGCCTAGGACGCTCGATGTCACTAAACCACAAGAACGAAGGGTGGCATCCCCTCCCACGAGATTTAACAGCAAACACGAG GTCCCTTTCAGAAGATTTGCTTTTTCAACACACGATAACAGACATACATTCCAAGACCAGGGAGAGTACTTTGGAAAC gGACTTGGACGTCGAACATTTCCCGACAGATGTCAGCACTACTCTAACAATCTGATCACATGGGAGACAAATAATGACCCCCGCTCGTGCTATATGGCGTCTTACCAAGGTCTCCAGGGAGATGATAACAGCCGGTATAGACGGTTTCCGCGCGTTCATCTTGAAGGAAAACCTGGTTCTGCCCCATCAGAAACCACAACCACCAAGTGGTTTAAGCAACCAGACGTTCCGTACAAAACACCTCTGCACGTACTGGCGATAACTCAAGAACCGTTTCTGACCCCCAACAAATGGGCATATTCATACAGACCGATATGGTATTAA
- the LOC131786286 gene encoding pyridoxal phosphate homeostasis protein-like: MKRFGILSMEGVGSALRSVISRVKEATAKRSSELPKTAPRLVAVSKLKSLDYVIEAYDNGQRHFGENYVKELIEKSKDVKIQPLNDIRWHFIGHLQSNKCNNLVGVPNLFMVETVDSVKLANSLNVSWGKLNKPSPLNVMIQVNTSKEESKSGCLRDRCAELVEHIITHCAHLKFSGLMTIGEMNHDWSQRPNPDFTTLVDCRKDICEKLSLSLENVELSMGMSSDFEEAILMGSTNVRVGSTIFGARQPKQASNVSSMQGSTQLTSQEANLSDASQQNVTKDGLPNLAPLNTDNSTDRDSHTALNSTT, encoded by the exons ATGAAGCGGTTCGGAATTTTGTCTATGGAAGGAGTTGGAAGTGCTCTTCGGAGTGTTATTTCTCGAGTAAAAGAAGCAACAGCAAAGCGGTCGAGT GAGCTTCCTAAAACAGCTCCTCGTCTGGTTGCAGTCAGCAAGTTAAAGTCATTAGACTATGTTATTGAAGCTTACGACAATGGACAACGACATTTCGGCGAAAACTAC GTTAAAGAACTGATAGAAAAGTCAAAAGATGTAAAG ATTCAGCCACTTAATGACATAAGGTGGCATTTTATTGGTCATTTGCAGAGTAACAAATGCAATAACCTTGTTG GAGTGCCAAACCTTTTCATGGTGGAGACTGTGGACAGTGTGAAGCTTGCCAACTCTCTTAATGTTTCCTGGGGAAAACTAAACAAACCCAGTCCTCTTAATGTTATGATACAAGTTAACACaagcaaagaagaaa GTAAGAGTGGATGTTTACGTGATCGATGTGCAGAGCTTGTGGAACACATTATCACCCACTGTGCGCACTTAAAGTTTTCAGGACTGATGACCATTGGGGAAATGAATCATGACTGGAGTCAACGTCCCAATCCTGATTTCACT ACTTTGGTTGACTGTCGCAAGGATATTTGTGAGAAACTAAGTCTTAGCCTTGAGAATGTTGAATTGAGTATGGGAATGTCAAGTGATTTTGAGGAAGCT ATTTTAATGGGAAGTACAAATGTTCGAGTGGGTAGTACCATATTTGGTGCAAGGCAACCCAAACAGGCAAGCAATGTTTCTTCAATGCAGGGGAGCACTCAGCTTACCTCACAGGAGGCAAATTTATCTGATGCATCACAACAGAATGTTACCAAGGATGGCTTACCAAACCTGGCCCCATTGAACACAGACAATTCAACTGATAGAGATTCACACACTGCACTCAACAGTACTACATAA
- the LOC131786298 gene encoding NFX1-type zinc finger-containing protein 1: MEDFVGNRSYRSGGGRGARGGRGRPWRGGRGGARGGGRGGRGAYGDTETRRPIRLGFKALKDLENKTPDEIVLDLTSSRCFPASEFLLQEQTPMTEDVTVLTVSILSKACDCSSKEYLIKLLNLLPGSLFLNLHLRQRLNSLSASRMSPSDVTEFLKNVIKVMNELLRRFPNAYADLPIPDLYCGAMVLSETGNLEDVNLMNEVGELMKLKTEKASELKRKDEERRQGRGRVRRNAGENDDLNPPDDFRDLSVIPTQEDILTGERPFLRRNKVDGSYHDAEHYLDVQFRLLREDFVRPLREGIAKLLERIGSAKIGALQDIRVYKDVQLLYPVCTSNGLQYKVKFDNTNLRKVRWENSKRLIFGSLMCLSKDKFDSFVLATVANRDLKDLKQGIVDIQFIKLSDNVRLEEGDVYQMVESTVYFEAYRHILEGLKEVQPHQLPLQRYIVNCQKHVEAPAYLRNRLRGRVTFDLTPIMKKGNNSGSTGSKNPLSEMRARLAGLSVRDDVRRGTDVPLLRLAHWPSAEDLELDNSQYRALQMALTQEFAVIQGPPGTGKTYIGLKIANVLLHNKLKWDTGTEFLDDERDVAPLVSERRPFLVVCYTNHALDQFLEGIHKFHSEGIVRIGGRSQSEIMKACSLSELKHRMHKDKKAPLHIRRAYYDAHQEMDHTTTKLQGAAEDLKKCYENVLHEDALHQRVPSMTGAHYDSLRQVFAGRGGHKESAMLYWLQLSLNADPGQGALQPVAFLPLNKQSAGLELVSRANLAVLNNVTWSSGENSSLQLSGAPNSFVMVPNHPGSDLDTRTSITLLLHVFPTGNRGSILSFHEDGLGLQICQEGVIDGKGILSARFVWRDITHPPALAKAVFNMNSWNFIGASYDHETGIARLWHDGNEVEAKYLGRKQELATQFCIRIGALENAGNARCFRGRVANLRIFAEPLAKESIMTIGGIVAQDVVRAGAEAEAEEVEEEEEENENPDVLYEADVIQGQRVLDIDDIRVYGSKVMPGSGNLKVADPFAFTKGAEGGWQIQNPEKLKKKLKRNMVLELSKKDVMQAATARAVQNVWSLRLKDRWRLYRRWLTDLAEGYRRTVSTFQEKFEEGAKRLKDVRNMEDFEILKNADVVGMTTTGAAKYRKLLQRLRPRITIVEEAAEVLESHIVTSLTPGCQHLILIGDHQQLRPNPTVYELAKDYQLEVSLFERMVKNGMPFERLKLQHRMRPEISKMLEHIYFDPKLENHESVMNFENIKGVARNMYFVDHAQSEDFLEEGRSRSNEHEAKFLAALCRYFILQGYQREQITVLTAYTGQLIQLKKEMPKDFFHGVRVCAVDNFQGEENDIILLSLVRSNEEGKIGFLQTENRVCVALSRAKKGFFCIGNISLLETKSQLWKNIMNDMRQRGNVGDALLLTCQNHPQNVIEASRAEDFKKAPEGGCTVPCSARLECGHVCEMVCHPTDPEHKEYQCKKPCAKTICSRNHKCRRRCYQDCGPCMELVMKRLPCGHIQNVPCSKHRSEAQCQSPCSKFLLCGHKCANKCFEECTEKCTAVTKKKWACGHENEVECHVNPRYSPCKAPCGVTLNCEHPCGGNCSDCLRGRVHQPCKALCGRTLFCGHNCSEPCTKNCPPCKEKCGNSCKHSKCKKKCGDPCEPCNESCVWHCPHYECMKLCGELCDRPRCNRPCPKRLRCLHPCIGLCGEPCPKKCRECHKDEVTEIFFGTEDEPNARFVELADCGHVFEVEMMDQWMDQADVAQDGKPVDVQLKLCPKCRVPIRTSLRYGNIIKKMLADFAKIKQKILLSKSQRELKVSIPRENVQKIHQFPEDREKIAKYLAFKNLTDEQVNVCENQINLLIFLQTLKDNIEKVKEAEEGRANRFLSGYPLLETKKELDDVIDKLRNRVMKTRVRFSDQELEELNEEMYRTQLLVDFKMLKMQLNNRGKTLGPTDTTELGYVERALDSEKKIEQRYREVYMSRIKRIRRNQNLDVYYQTVTREEKDLIVKAMGMAQGHWFKCPNGHIYCITECGGAMEEGKCPECGSRIGGHNHQLRSDNQLARDMDGARYAAFSDMANIQNFDHRDFM, translated from the exons ATGGAAGACTTTGTGGGGAACCGGAGCTATAGAAGTGGTGGTGGCAGGGGAGCTAGAGGTGGCAGAGGACGTCCTTGGAGAGGCGGTAGAGGGGGTGCAAGGGGAGGGGGCAGAGGAGGGCGTGGTGCTTATGGTGATACGGAAACACGCCGTCCGATAAGGCTTGGATTCAAAGCACTAAAAGACTTAGAGAACAAGACTCCAGATGAAATTGTCCTCGATTTGACATCAAGTCGATGCTTTCCGGCCTCTGAATTTTTATTGCAAGAGCAGACTCCAATGACAGAGGACGTTACTGTCTTGACTGTAAGCATTCTCAGCAAAGCATGCGATTGCAGCTCGAAGGAGTATCTTATTAAGCTGCTTAACCTACTGCCAGGGTCTTTATTTCTCAACTTACATTTGAGACAGCGTCTCAACAGCTTGTCCGCAAGCAGAATGTCACCTTCTGACGTaacagaatttttaaaaaatgtgataaaaGTAATGAATGAACTGCTACGAAGATTCCCAAATGCATACGCCGATTTACCAATACCCGATCTGTATTGTGGAGCTATGGTATTGTCTGAAACAGGAAATTTGGAAGACGTAAACCTGATGAATGAAGTAGGTGAACtgatgaaattgaaaacagaGAAGGCTTCcgaactgaaaagaaaagatgaagagagGCGACAAGGCAGAGGAAGAGTACGGAGAAATG cCGGTGAGAACGATGACTTAAACCCGCCCGATGATTTCCGAGATCTCAGTGTTATTCCGACTCAGGAAGACATTTTGACTGGAGAGAGACCCTTCCTCAGAAGGAACAAAGTCGACGGGAGCTATCACGATGCGGAACATTATTTGGATGTGCAATTTCGGCTCCTTCGTGAAGACTTCGTGAGACCCCTTCGTGAAGGGATTGCCAAGTTATTAGAACGTATTGGCTCCGCTAAGATTGGTGCTCTACAGGACATACGGGTGTATAAAGACGTCCAGTTGCTGTACCCCGTATGTACCTCGAACGGACTCCAGTACAAAGTAAAGTTTGACAACACAAATCTAAGGAAAGTACGTTGGGAAAACAGCAAGCGGCTTATCTTTGGCTCACTGATGTGTCTATCTAAGGACAAGTTTGACAGTTTTGTGCTTGCAACCGTGGCCAATCGAGATCTCAAAGATTTAAAACAG GGTATAGTAGATATTCAATTCATCAAACTATCTGATAATGTGAGACTTGAAGAGGGTGACGTGTATCAGATGGTAGAGAGCACTGTGTACTTTGAAGCATATCGTCATATCCTTGAGGGGTTAAAAGAAGTTCAGCCACATCAGCTGCCCTTACAG AGATACATCGTTAATTGCCAAAAACATGTTGAGGCACCGGCTTACCTGAGAAACAGGTTAAGAGGACGAGTGACATTTGATCTGACGCCGATtatgaagaaaggaaacaacagTGGCAGCACTGGAAG caagAATCCACTAAGTGAAATGAGGGCACGACTAGCGGGCTTGAGTGTGAGGGATGACGTGCGTAGAG GAACTGATGTGCCACTTCTGCGCCTTGCTCACTGGCCATCAGCCGAAGATCTGGAACTAGATAACTCTCAGTACAGGGCTTTGCAGATGGCTCTGACACAAGAATTCGCGGTTATTCAAGGACCACCGGGCACTGGAAAGACGTATATCGGTCTGAAG ATCGCTAATGTTTTGTTGCACAACAAGTTGAAGTGGGACACTGGTACTGAATTTCTTGATGACGAACGTGACGTTGCCCCTCTGGTATCGGAGCGTCGCCCATTTCTTGTTGTCTGTTACACGAACCACGCACTCGACCAGTTTCTGGAAGGGATCCACAAGTTTCATTCTGAGGGGATTGTGCGGATTGGAGGTCGAAGTCAGAGTGAGATTATGAAGGCGTGTAGTCTGTCAGAGTTGAAACATCGCATGCATAAG GATAAAAAAGCTCCCTTGCACATCAGAAGGGCTTACTACGATGCTCATCAAGAAATGGATCACACCACGACAAAGCTGCAAGGGGCTGCTGAGGATCTGAAGAAATGCTATGAAAACGTGCTGCACGAAGACGCCTTGCATCAACGCGTCCCCAGCATGACCGGTGCACATTACGATTCTTTAAGACAAGTTTTTGCGGGTAGAGGCGGACACAAGGAAAGCGCCATGTTGTATTGGCTGCAGCTATCTCTTAACGCTGATCCTGGACAAGGAG CTTTACAGCCCGTTGCTTTTCTCCCGCTCAACAAGCAAAGCGCTGGACTGGAACTAGTTTCTCGGGCTAATTTAGCCGTCCTTAATAACGTCACATGGTCCTCGGGTGAGAATAGTTCCTTGCAACTGTCAGGAGCACCTAACTCATTTGTGATGGTTCCAAACCATCCCGGAAGTGACCTAGACACCAGAACGTCAATCACGCTTCTATTGCACGTGTTCCCAACCGGAAACAGAGGATCAATCCTGAGTTTTCACGAGGATGGCTTGGGACTCCAAATTTGTCAAGAAGGTGTAATCGATGGGAAAGGGATTCTCTCAGCACGGTTTGTGTGGAGAGACATAACTCATCCGCCCGCTCTTGCGAAAGCTGTGTTTAATATGAATTCATGGAACTTCATTGGAGCATCTTATGATCATGAAACCGGCATCGCACGCTTATGGCATGATGGGAACGAAGTGGAAGCTAAGTATCTTGGCAGGAAACAGGAACTTGCAACTCAGTTTTGTATCAGGATTGGAGCCTTAGAAAACGCTGGAAATGCACGATGCTTTCGAGGAAGAGTCGCGAATCTTCGCATATTTGCAGAACCTCTCGCAAAAGAAAGTATTATGACTATTGGTGGAATTGTTGCGCAAG ATGTGGTAAGAGCAGgagcagaagcagaagcagaggAAgtagaggaggaagaagaggaaaatgaaaacccaGATGTGTTGTATGAAGCGGATGTTATCCAGGGCCAGAGGGTCCTAGACATTGATGACATCAGAGTGTACGGTTCCAAAGTAATGCCGGGAAGTGGAAATTTGAAAGTCGCGGACCCGTTTGCTTTCACCAAAGGAGCTGAAGGAGGGTGGCAAATTCAGAATcctgaaaaacttaaaaagaaattgaaaaggaatATGGTTCTCGAACTGAGCAAGAAAGATGTCATGCAAGCTGCGACAGCAAGAGCG GTTCAAAATGTCTGGAGTTTGCGCCTCAAAGATCGTTGGCGCCTGTATCGCCGATGGCTGACGGATTTGGCGGAGGGTTACCGTCGCACTGTCTCGACGTTCCAAGAGAAATTTGAAGAAGGAGCTAAGCGACTGAAGGATGTAAGAAATATGGAAGATTTTGAGATACTCAAGAATGCTGATGTCGTGGGCATGACAACTACAG GCGCTGCAAAGTATCGTAAACTTTTGCAAAGACTGCGTCCACGTATAACGATTGTAGAAGAAGCCGCAGAAGTATTGGAGTCACACATTGTCACATCGCTAACTCCCGGATGCCAACACTTGATTCTGATTGGCGATCATCAGCAGCTCCGCCCTAACCCTACGGTCTACGAACTCGCCAAGGATTACCAATTGGAAGTGTCACTCTTCGAGAGAATGGTGAAGAATGGAATGCCCTTTGAACGATTGAAATTACAGCATCGAATGAGACCTGAAATTTCTAAAATGCTGGAGCATATCTACTTCGATCCAAAATTGGAGAACCACGAATCAGTTATGAATTTTGAGAATATCAAGGGGGTGGCTCGCAATATGTATTTTGTTGACCACGCTCAGAGTGAG GATTTTTTGGAGGAGGGAAGGAGCAGGTCAAATGAACACGAAGCCAAATTCCTTGCTGCCCTTTGTCGCTATTTTATTCTTCAAGGCTACCAAAGAGAGCAAATCACAGTCCTTACAGCCTACACCGGGCAGCTAATACAGCTCAAAAAAGAAatgcccaaagattttttccaTGGAGTTCGAGTCTGCGCAGTGGATAACTTCCAAGGAGAAGAAAACGACATCATTCTTCTATCTCTCGTTCGAAGCAACGAAGAAGGTAAAATTGGTTTCCTGCAGACAGAAAACAGGGTTTGTGTGGCACTCTCACGGGCAAAGAAAGGGTTTTTCTGCATCGGTAACATCAGTCTTTTAGAAACAAAGAGTCAATTATGGAAAAACATAATGAACGACATGCGTCAGCGCGGCAATGTGGGAGATGCTTTGCTACTTACGTGCCAGAACCATCCCCAAAACGTGATAGAAGCATCACGCGCTGAGGACTTCAAGAAAGCACCAGAGGGAGGCTGCACTGTTCCATGCTCGGCAAGACTCGAGTGTGGTCACGTTTGCGAGATGGTGTGTCATCCAACAGACCCAGAGCACAAGGAATACCAGTGTAAAAAACCATGTGCTAAAACTATCTGTAGTCGGAATCACAAGTGTCGCAGGAGATGCTATCAAGATTGTGGGCCTTGCATGGAGCTTGTGATGAAACGTCTACCATGCGGTCACATCCAGAACGTACCTTGCTCTAAACATCGTTCTGAGGCTCAGTGCCAGTCACCTTGTTCCAAGTTTCTGCTCTGTGGCCATAAATGCGCCAATAAGTGCTTTGAAGAGTGTACTGAGAAGTGCACTGCTGTTACTAAGAAAAAATGGGCGTGTGGACATGAAAACGAAGTCGAATGCCATGTGAATCCACGGTACAGTCCATGTAAGGCACCTTGTGGTGTGACTTTAAACTGTGAACACCCCTGTGGTG GTAATTGCAGTGATTGTTTACGCGGTCGAGTTCACCAACCTTGTAAGGCATTGTGTGGCCGCACACTGTTTTGCGGACATAACTGCTCTGAACCCTGCACCAAGAACTGTCCGCCATGCAAGGAAAAGTGTGGTAACAGCTGCAAGCACAGCAAATGCAAGAAGAAATGTGGCGACCCCTGCGAGCCATGTAACGAGAGTTGCGTTTGGCATTGCCCACATTACGAGTGCATGAAATTATGCGGTGAGTTGTGTGATCGCCCTCGATGCAACAGGCCATGTCCAAAGCGCCTTCGATGCCTTCATCCTTGCATTGGTCTCTGTGGGGAACCGTGTCCAAAGAAGTGCCGAGAGTGTCATAAGGACGAGGTCACAGAGATCTTTTTCGGTACCGAAGACGAACCAAACGCTCGATTCGTTGAACTGGCGGACTGTGGTCACGTGTTTGAAGTGGAAATGATGGATCAGTGGATGGATCAGGCCGACGTTGCGCAGGATGGGAAGCCTGTTGACGTTCAACTTAAGCTCTGCCCAAAGTGTAGGGTTCCGATTCGTACCAGTTTAAGATATGGCAACATTATCAAGAAGATGCTCGCGGACTTCGCAaagataaaacagaaaattttacTCAGTAAAAGCCAGCGGGAACTCAAAGTATCGATTCCGAGGGAAAATGTGCAGAAGATTCATCAGTTCCCTGAAGACCgggaaaaaattgcaaaatacctCGCCTTTAAGAATCTGACGGATGAACAAGTGAATGTATGTGAGAATCAGATCAACTTGTTAATATTCCTTCAGACTCTTAAAGATAACATCGAAAAGGTAAAAGAGGCGGAAGAGGGGAGAGCGAACAGATTTTTATCTGGCTATCCCTTGTTGGAAACGAAGAAAGAATTAGACGATGTCATCGATAAGCTCCGAAACCGCGTGATGAAGACTCGGGTTCGCTTCAGCGACCAAGAACTGGAAGAGCTCAACGAAGAAATGTACAGGACACAGCTTCTTGTCGACTTCAAAATGCTTAAAATGCAGCTTAACAATCGGGGCAAAACATTAGGACCAACCGACACCACAGAGTTAGGTTATGTTGAAAGAGCATTGgattctgaaaagaaaattg AACAAAGGTATCGAGAGGTATACATGTCTCGAATCAAACGGATCAGACGCAACCAAAATCTCGATGTTTACTACCAGACGGttacaagagaagaaaaagatctgattgtgaaGGCCATGGGAATGGCACAGGGACACTGGTTCAAGTGTCCAAATG GTCACATTTACTGCATTACAGAATGTGGTGGAGCAATGGAAGAGGGCAAGTGTCCAGAATGCGGCTCGAGAATCGGAGGCCATAATCATCAGCTGAGATCTGACAATCAGTTAGCTAGGGACATGGATGGGGCACGATATGCAGCCTTCTCTGACATGGCTAACATTCAAAACTTTGATCATCGGGACTTTATGTAG